From Echinicola jeungdonensis, the proteins below share one genomic window:
- a CDS encoding MFS transporter, with amino-acid sequence MNSTTKKATSINLLDFKSPQMRAFHLSWFAFFLCFFGWFGIAPLMAVVREELELTKSQIGNIIIASVSITVLARLGIGWLVDRIGPRITYTYLLILGSFPVMFIGMSDSYETFLLFRLIIGMIGSSFVITQYHTSVMFAPNIVGTANATSAGWGNLGGGVTQMVMPLIFALFISFGFLEAEAWRYAMVVPGIAMIITGFLYYHYTTDFPEGNIDELSKKDLEYKKKKKSDGKGALKAAVTDKRVWCLFLVYGASFGIELTINNIAAIYYHDFFKLDLKTAGLIAGLFGGMNLFARSLGGFFGDRSGIKWGLKGRVGFLGVVVLIEGFALILFSQMTLLPIAIGTMIVFSLFVQMAEGATYSVVPFVNKKAIGIISGIVGAGGNAGAVMAGFLFKMEGVTYGESLCALGIAVVAISSTTLLIRFSEQDEKSAKEELEESLAEKKLQPELVNS; translated from the coding sequence ATGAATTCAACAACTAAAAAAGCCACTTCAATTAACCTACTGGACTTTAAGTCCCCACAAATGCGGGCTTTCCATTTGTCATGGTTTGCCTTCTTTTTGTGCTTCTTTGGCTGGTTTGGAATTGCGCCATTGATGGCTGTGGTCCGGGAAGAGCTTGAATTGACCAAATCCCAGATAGGAAACATTATCATTGCTTCTGTGTCAATAACCGTTTTGGCCAGACTGGGAATTGGTTGGCTGGTTGATAGAATTGGACCAAGAATTACCTATACATACCTATTAATCCTAGGATCCTTTCCTGTGATGTTCATTGGAATGAGTGACAGCTATGAGACGTTCCTGCTCTTCCGCTTGATCATTGGAATGATCGGATCATCTTTTGTGATTACCCAGTACCACACTTCTGTCATGTTTGCCCCTAATATAGTCGGAACGGCCAATGCCACTTCCGCAGGCTGGGGCAACCTGGGAGGAGGGGTTACCCAAATGGTCATGCCATTGATATTTGCCTTATTTATTTCTTTTGGCTTTTTGGAAGCGGAAGCTTGGAGATACGCCATGGTTGTTCCAGGAATTGCCATGATCATCACGGGGTTTCTCTACTACCATTACACTACAGATTTCCCTGAAGGAAATATTGATGAATTGAGCAAAAAGGACCTTGAATATAAGAAAAAGAAAAAATCTGATGGCAAAGGAGCCCTTAAAGCTGCGGTGACTGACAAAAGAGTTTGGTGCCTATTTCTTGTTTATGGAGCCAGCTTTGGAATCGAACTTACCATCAACAATATTGCAGCCATATATTATCACGATTTCTTCAAGTTGGACCTTAAAACTGCAGGTTTAATTGCAGGTTTGTTTGGGGGCATGAACTTATTTGCCCGTTCTCTTGGAGGTTTTTTCGGAGACCGTTCGGGCATCAAATGGGGTCTCAAAGGCCGGGTAGGATTCTTGGGAGTTGTAGTTTTGATTGAAGGGTTTGCCCTTATCCTTTTCTCCCAAATGACCCTTTTACCAATTGCTATAGGAACCATGATCGTATTCAGTCTTTTTGTCCAAATGGCAGAAGGCGCAACATATTCCGTGGTCCCATTTGTAAATAAAAAAGCTATTGGAATCATATCCGGAATCGTAGGTGCCGGAGGTAATGCAGGTGCGGTTATGGCCGGCTTTTTATTCAAAATGGAAGGCGTTACCTATGGAGAATCCCTATGTGCATTAGGCATTGCCGTTGTGGCAATTAGTTCAACGACTCTTCTTATCAGGTTCTCTGAACAGGATGAGAAATCAGCAAAAGAAGAGCTGGAAGAGTCTCTGGCTGAAAAAAAACTTCAGCCTGAATTAGTAAATAGTTAA
- a CDS encoding head GIN domain-containing protein, with product MKKQFAILLGLALMVFSAGALAQTSKDSRELSSFRAVKVANSIEAELVKGTRNHIEITASGVDVGDVETEVKKQQLIVGLSHGNFGSNTVKVTITYVDIEEVEALTGAKVFVKNVIENKSVTLRAYTNSYLEAKVRAAKLDLETSTNGKIFIEGKAEDLILEAFTKSEISGPDLIVENAQVRTNTAANSTITVNNSIKGSAATAGKVWFHGEPKLVDVKSNTGGEISHMKRAEKESSKDN from the coding sequence ATGAAAAAACAATTTGCAATTTTGCTGGGCTTGGCCTTGATGGTCTTCTCAGCAGGTGCTTTGGCCCAGACCAGCAAAGATTCAAGGGAGCTTTCCTCCTTCAGAGCCGTTAAAGTGGCCAATTCCATTGAAGCTGAATTGGTCAAGGGGACCAGGAACCACATCGAAATTACGGCTTCGGGAGTAGATGTGGGGGATGTAGAGACCGAGGTCAAAAAACAACAATTAATTGTGGGACTTTCACATGGAAATTTTGGCTCCAATACCGTAAAAGTGACCATTACTTATGTGGATATAGAAGAAGTGGAAGCTTTGACCGGTGCTAAAGTTTTTGTGAAAAATGTTATTGAAAATAAATCAGTAACATTAAGAGCTTATACAAATTCCTATCTGGAAGCTAAAGTCCGTGCAGCCAAGTTGGACCTTGAAACCAGTACAAACGGGAAAATTTTTATAGAGGGAAAAGCGGAGGATTTGATTTTGGAGGCTTTTACCAAATCTGAAATTAGTGGACCGGACTTGATAGTGGAAAATGCCCAGGTAAGAACCAATACTGCAGCTAATTCTACCATTACGGTGAATAATTCTATCAAAGGTTCCGCGGCAACTGCCGGAAAGGTTTGGTTTCATGGTGAACCCAAGTTGGTCGACGTGAAAAGTAACACCGGAGGGGAAATCTCCCATATGAAAAGAGCTGAAAAAGAAAGTTCCAAAGATAATTGA
- a CDS encoding ATP-dependent Clp protease adaptor ClpS produces the protein MNMQPLEHTAEEEIEILLENLVDTEEHDLVVFNDDVNTFEHVTKILIKVCKHSQEQAEQCTLIIHYRGKCAVKKGSENQLKPMCQSILDAGIQAAIV, from the coding sequence ATGAATATGCAACCATTAGAACATACTGCAGAAGAGGAAATTGAGATCTTACTGGAAAACCTGGTAGATACGGAAGAGCATGATTTGGTGGTGTTTAATGACGACGTCAATACTTTCGAGCATGTCACCAAGATTCTGATCAAGGTTTGCAAACACAGTCAGGAACAGGCCGAACAATGCACTTTAATCATCCATTACAGGGGTAAATGCGCGGTCAAAAAAGGCAGTGAAAACCAGTTGAAGCCTATGTGCCAATCCATTCTGGATGCAGGCATTCAGGCAGCCATCGTCTAA
- the recR gene encoding recombination mediator RecR gives MNFPSKLIEEAVQEISRLPGIGKKTALRLALHLLKQPEMVTESLTQAMTKLRTETRFCKLCHNISDDDICPICKGVHRDKGLICVVEDIPDVLAIENTSQYNGLYHVLGGVISPIQGVGPEELKIDSLLQRIDQPSTEGQVQEVILALPSTMEGDTTSFFISRKLKERGIKVSTIARGIPIGGELEYTDEVTLGRSILTRVNYSTD, from the coding sequence TTGAATTTTCCTTCAAAATTAATCGAAGAGGCGGTCCAGGAGATCAGCAGGTTACCCGGTATTGGCAAGAAAACCGCTTTAAGGCTTGCCCTGCATCTTTTAAAACAACCTGAAATGGTGACCGAAAGCCTGACCCAGGCCATGACCAAGCTCAGGACAGAAACCCGCTTTTGTAAATTATGCCATAACATCTCCGACGATGACATTTGCCCCATTTGCAAAGGCGTCCACAGGGACAAAGGTTTGATATGTGTGGTAGAAGACATTCCTGACGTTTTGGCTATTGAAAACACCTCCCAGTACAATGGGCTTTACCATGTTTTGGGCGGAGTGATCTCCCCTATCCAAGGAGTAGGCCCGGAAGAATTAAAAATCGATTCCCTATTACAAAGAATTGACCAGCCTTCTACTGAGGGACAAGTACAAGAGGTCATTTTAGCATTGCCCTCCACTATGGAAGGAGATACCACTTCATTTTTTATTTCGAGAAAACTTAAGGAAAGAGGCATCAAAGTAAGCACAATTGCCCGGGGAATTCCGATCGGAGGAGAGTTGGAATACACCGATGAGGTAACGCTGGGACGCAGTATCCTGACAAGAGTAAATTATTCTACTGATTAA
- a CDS encoding DUF2461 domain-containing protein, translating into MMKNVLKFLEELAENNSKEWMDAHRDWYQNARSEFLELVEALLIEMVKLEPGLEPLKAKDCVFRQNRDIRFSSNKAPYKINMAALFAVEGKKSNMPGYYLHIQPGESFLAGGIWMPPPEVLKKIRQEIDYSGEEMLRIINEPSIHKRFGEIQGERLKTSPRDYNADHPYIDLLRLKSFIFTHTLSDKDITSQGLIGKIIDDFMLLKPFQDFLVKAVEDVETGEGLL; encoded by the coding sequence ATGATGAAAAATGTTTTAAAATTTTTGGAAGAATTGGCTGAAAACAATTCAAAGGAGTGGATGGATGCTCATAGGGATTGGTACCAAAATGCAAGGAGTGAATTTTTAGAGCTGGTTGAGGCTTTATTAATAGAAATGGTAAAATTAGAGCCTGGTCTTGAACCTTTAAAGGCAAAGGATTGTGTTTTTCGGCAAAACCGGGATATTAGATTTTCTTCCAATAAAGCCCCTTATAAAATTAATATGGCAGCTTTATTTGCGGTAGAAGGGAAAAAATCAAACATGCCGGGGTATTATCTGCATATTCAGCCCGGGGAAAGTTTTTTGGCCGGGGGGATTTGGATGCCCCCACCAGAGGTTTTGAAAAAAATCAGGCAGGAAATTGACTATTCGGGAGAAGAAATGCTAAGGATAATAAATGAGCCCAGTATCCATAAGCGGTTTGGGGAAATACAGGGTGAACGGCTTAAAACTTCACCCAGAGATTATAATGCTGATCATCCTTATATTGATTTGCTCAGGTTGAAAAGCTTTATTTTTACCCATACTTTAAGTGATAAGGATATAACCTCTCAAGGTTTAATAGGGAAAATCATCGATGATTTCATGCTATTGAAGCCTTTTCAGGATTTTTTGGTCAAGGCCGTGGAGGATGTGGAAACCGGGGAAGGGTTATTATAG
- a CDS encoding MGMT family protein, whose amino-acid sequence MTIKKNNFFNLVYQVVRLIPKGRVSTYGAVAAYLGAKSGARTVGYAMNASHTVPNVPAHRVVNRLGLLTGKNHFESPQKMQKLLENEGVRVINDKVVDFEAIFWDPSEELCL is encoded by the coding sequence GTGACAATTAAAAAAAACAATTTCTTTAATTTGGTTTATCAGGTGGTCCGATTGATCCCCAAGGGAAGAGTAAGTACTTATGGAGCGGTAGCTGCCTACCTTGGTGCCAAATCGGGGGCTCGCACTGTTGGTTATGCCATGAACGCTTCTCATACAGTTCCCAATGTCCCAGCACATAGGGTAGTCAACAGACTTGGGCTCTTAACAGGAAAAAATCATTTTGAGTCACCCCAAAAAATGCAAAAACTTTTAGAAAATGAAGGGGTAAGGGTCATTAATGACAAAGTTGTGGATTTTGAGGCTATTTTCTGGGACCCAAGTGAGGAACTTTGTCTATAA
- a CDS encoding mechanosensitive ion channel family protein: protein MVNEKTKIRLKETRKSWIFLLKVLFYFVLYWRYDRILDELLPIFPLFDNFLKALTFMLGGNILVSLGRILSVHFYLRKKGQDPLQSNFVLGINRIAGILNVAILTISMMFLFGIKPLEFFTSITIVAAAIALLSKDYITNMINGLIIMFSDQLSLGDIVKIGDHQGKVIDVTLLNMVLINEDSDIVMIPNSSVLTSQILNHSKQNIKKLTFEFEMKITKSLEVNQIESRLRETLNSFDTYINKNSINLKTMAIQKEGVKFKFQFLLSSPKRDKEKEIKRIINQTIIEIACDN from the coding sequence ATGGTTAACGAAAAAACAAAAATCCGCCTGAAGGAAACCAGAAAAAGCTGGATTTTCCTCCTGAAGGTGTTATTTTACTTTGTACTGTATTGGCGTTATGACAGAATACTTGACGAACTTCTTCCTATTTTTCCATTATTTGACAACTTCCTAAAAGCCCTCACCTTTATGCTGGGCGGGAATATCTTGGTTTCATTGGGAAGAATTCTTTCTGTCCATTTTTATCTGAGAAAAAAGGGCCAGGATCCCCTTCAAAGTAATTTCGTACTTGGAATCAACCGGATCGCAGGGATTCTGAATGTAGCCATCCTAACCATATCCATGATGTTCCTTTTTGGAATCAAACCTTTGGAGTTTTTCACCAGTATTACTATTGTGGCCGCTGCTATTGCCTTATTATCGAAAGATTACATCACCAATATGATCAATGGCCTGATCATCATGTTCTCTGATCAACTTTCCCTGGGTGACATCGTCAAAATAGGAGACCACCAGGGCAAAGTAATTGATGTCACCTTGCTTAATATGGTCTTGATCAATGAAGACTCAGACATTGTCATGATTCCCAACAGCTCGGTATTAACCTCTCAAATCCTTAACCACTCCAAACAAAATATCAAAAAACTCACGTTTGAGTTTGAAATGAAAATCACTAAATCCCTTGAAGTCAACCAAATTGAATCCAGATTAAGAGAAACATTAAATTCCTTTGATACCTATATCAATAAGAACTCCATAAATTTAAAGACAATGGCCATCCAAAAGGAGGGCGTCAAATTTAAATTTCAATTTTTATTGAGCAGCCCCAAGAGAGACAAGGAAAAAGAAATCAAAAGAATCATTAACCAAACCATTATTGAAATAGCCTGTGACAATTAA
- a CDS encoding FUSC family protein encodes MTFLKSSEIKSFLLGQYFADGVKITLGVLLPALVFSFFDEFKTGLIISLGAFFVSISDTSGPISHRRAGMLVACVSVFVSALVTGFANENTIILGVVIAFFCFVFAMYTSYGNRAASVGTAALLAMAISIDQHKTSGDNWWYALCVLAGGVWYTALSLSLMEIRPFRVAQQALGECILHIAHYIRLKGNFFLEKVEVPSNFQKLSKQQVKVNEHQQNVREMLFKARVKVGESVRSGRVLIMVFVDSLDIFEQSMSVHYDYNELRRMYGLYKVLDHFGQAIIMVADEMSNLGHALNNNEEPKRKYPISKTLKGLKEEIDTLAQKGERVLMLRKIYVNLKSISKRVNNMFHIFQQEEVVFLSRDKEESLPKFVSHQDFDPKVLKNNFTFQSSVLRHALRLSLTCLVGYLISLQLTLGQHSYWVVLTIVVILRPGFSITKKRNMERIIGTAIGGTTGVLILWWVEDVTVRFFIMVVFMVLAYSFWRIRYVVGVVFMTPFIFILYGFIYPEANFMIARERILDTFLGSGLAFLASHYLFPIWESRGVHVLMGNVLKANLEYLQQLICRFDPGAFDEIAYRLSRKKLHLETANLAAAFQRMLEEPKGKQKNKEAMHQFMVLSHMLASYLSTLSTNLDRSELVLSTQDQIIMIKRSRNHLQKAIKKLNGQKFRVKFPALGKDDLLKPAKDQEEDLLSEQLYLIQKTCADLEKVSGEV; translated from the coding sequence ATGACTTTTCTTAAATCATCTGAAATAAAAAGTTTTCTACTGGGGCAATATTTTGCTGATGGGGTAAAAATCACCCTAGGGGTGCTATTGCCTGCCTTGGTTTTTTCATTTTTCGATGAATTCAAAACCGGCCTTATTATTTCTTTAGGGGCATTTTTTGTCAGTATTTCGGATACTTCAGGCCCTATTTCTCACAGAAGGGCAGGGATGTTGGTGGCCTGTGTAAGCGTCTTTGTCAGTGCCCTGGTTACGGGATTTGCCAATGAAAATACCATAATTCTGGGAGTTGTTATTGCTTTTTTCTGTTTTGTCTTTGCCATGTATACTTCCTACGGAAACCGGGCGGCTTCCGTGGGGACTGCAGCTTTATTGGCAATGGCCATTTCAATTGACCAGCATAAAACATCCGGGGATAATTGGTGGTACGCGCTCTGTGTTTTAGCAGGAGGGGTTTGGTATACGGCATTAAGTCTTTCCCTAATGGAAATTCGTCCATTTAGGGTGGCCCAGCAGGCTCTAGGGGAATGTATCCTGCATATAGCTCATTATATCCGGTTGAAGGGGAATTTCTTTCTGGAAAAAGTGGAGGTGCCTTCCAACTTTCAAAAATTATCTAAACAGCAGGTTAAGGTAAATGAACATCAGCAAAACGTAAGGGAAATGCTTTTTAAGGCACGGGTAAAGGTTGGTGAATCCGTCCGGTCCGGAAGGGTATTGATAATGGTTTTCGTAGATTCTCTTGATATTTTTGAGCAATCTATGTCCGTTCATTATGATTATAATGAGTTAAGAAGAATGTATGGCCTTTATAAGGTGCTTGATCATTTTGGTCAGGCCATAATTATGGTTGCTGATGAAATGTCAAACCTTGGGCATGCCCTGAATAATAACGAAGAACCCAAAAGAAAATATCCAATAAGCAAAACCCTCAAAGGACTCAAAGAGGAAATTGATACCTTGGCACAAAAGGGGGAGAGGGTGTTGATGCTGAGAAAAATTTATGTCAATCTAAAAAGTATCAGCAAGAGGGTTAACAATATGTTCCATATTTTTCAGCAGGAGGAGGTGGTCTTCCTTTCCAGGGATAAGGAGGAAAGTCTTCCCAAATTTGTTTCCCATCAGGATTTTGACCCTAAGGTGTTGAAAAATAATTTCACCTTCCAATCATCAGTCCTTCGCCATGCCCTTAGGTTATCTTTGACCTGTTTGGTGGGCTATTTGATTTCTCTTCAACTTACATTGGGGCAACATTCCTATTGGGTGGTCCTAACAATTGTGGTCATTCTAAGACCAGGCTTTAGTATCACCAAGAAAAGGAATATGGAGCGGATCATCGGTACCGCAATTGGAGGAACTACAGGGGTGTTGATTTTATGGTGGGTTGAAGATGTGACGGTCCGGTTTTTTATCATGGTGGTATTTATGGTGTTGGCCTATTCCTTTTGGAGGATAAGGTATGTGGTTGGGGTAGTTTTTATGACGCCATTTATTTTTATCCTCTATGGGTTCATTTACCCAGAGGCCAATTTTATGATTGCAAGGGAAAGGATTTTGGATACGTTTTTAGGATCTGGTTTGGCATTTTTGGCCAGTCATTACCTTTTTCCTATTTGGGAGTCTAGAGGAGTTCATGTATTGATGGGTAATGTCCTTAAGGCCAACCTGGAATATCTCCAACAATTAATTTGCCGATTTGATCCGGGTGCTTTTGATGAAATAGCCTACCGGCTTTCCAGGAAAAAGCTCCATTTGGAAACAGCTAATTTGGCGGCTGCCTTCCAACGCATGCTGGAAGAGCCCAAGGGTAAACAAAAAAACAAAGAAGCCATGCACCAGTTTATGGTCCTCAGTCATATGCTGGCCTCTTACCTTTCCACTTTGTCCACCAATCTGGATCGGTCTGAATTGGTGCTTTCCACCCAAGACCAAATTATTATGATCAAACGCTCCCGAAACCATCTACAGAAAGCTATTAAGAAACTTAATGGCCAAAAATTCCGTGTAAAATTTCCTGCTTTGGGAAAAGATGATCTATTAAAACCAGCAAAAGACCAAGAAGAAGACCTGCTTAGTGAACAACTTTATCTAATCCAAAAGACCTGTGCGGATTTAGAGAAAGTGAGTGGGGAGGTTTAA
- a CDS encoding helix-turn-helix domain-containing protein, with the protein MERELKRHIAENLRKYRVLRGFTQEYIADYLGKKDYTAYSRYEQGRSNLKMDDAIKLSTLYEVEVQDLIKGAPSINNSTESTPNVEKNLSVLITLDGTLETLENQLKRLKKMNAMIEKGEI; encoded by the coding sequence ATGGAAAGAGAATTAAAAAGACACATTGCCGAAAATCTAAGGAAATACAGGGTCCTCAGAGGGTTCACTCAGGAGTACATAGCTGATTACCTTGGCAAAAAAGATTATACGGCTTATTCGCGTTATGAACAAGGACGTTCAAACCTAAAAATGGATGACGCAATCAAACTTTCTACCTTGTATGAGGTTGAAGTACAAGACCTGATCAAAGGTGCACCTTCCATCAATAATTCCACGGAATCCACACCCAATGTCGAAAAAAATCTTTCTGTGCTAATCACCCTTGACGGCACCTTGGAAACCTTGGAAAACCAGTTAAAAAGGTTAAAAAAAATGAATGCAATGATTGAAAAAGGGGAAATTTAA
- a CDS encoding SDR family NAD(P)-dependent oxidoreductase has protein sequence MNRNIIITGAAGNLGRSVVEKFKREGFKVIATIAPGSSDELEEADDVYELDVTDEEAVIGFAKEFALQYGELEAVAMLVGGFGMGDLNQTSKEDVEGMFQLNFYSAYNMTKAFLPVFKKANKGTFLYVGARPALQPADGKSVVAYALSKGLVISLADIVAEEIKSTNIRSHVFVPSIIDTPPNREAMADQDFSKWVSPVEIAEAMHYAATSPSLKNTTFKLYGGV, from the coding sequence ATGAATAGAAATATCATCATCACAGGTGCTGCGGGAAATTTGGGTCGATCTGTAGTGGAAAAGTTTAAAAGAGAGGGATTTAAAGTAATTGCCACCATTGCTCCGGGGAGTAGTGATGAGCTGGAGGAAGCCGATGATGTCTATGAGCTGGATGTGACAGATGAGGAAGCTGTAATAGGCTTTGCTAAAGAGTTTGCATTGCAATATGGTGAGCTAGAGGCAGTGGCCATGTTGGTAGGTGGCTTTGGTATGGGCGATCTAAACCAAACCTCGAAAGAAGATGTGGAAGGAATGTTCCAATTAAATTTTTATAGTGCTTATAATATGACAAAAGCCTTTTTACCGGTGTTTAAAAAGGCAAATAAGGGGACTTTTTTGTATGTGGGAGCACGTCCAGCCCTGCAGCCCGCCGATGGTAAATCAGTTGTGGCATACGCTTTGAGTAAAGGTTTAGTGATTAGCCTGGCAGACATCGTGGCTGAGGAAATTAAGTCCACCAACATTCGCTCCCATGTGTTTGTGCCCAGTATCATTGATACTCCTCCAAACAGGGAAGCCATGGCGGACCAGGATTTTTCCAAATGGGTAAGTCCTGTTGAGATTGCTGAAGCCATGCATTATGCTGCCACTAGTCCTTCATTAAAGAATACAACCTTTAAATTATATGGAGGTGTATGA
- a CDS encoding Cof-type HAD-IIB family hydrolase translates to MNIKAICTDIDGTLLNKNRELSDRTLNAIKNLPADFPFILASSRMPSAMRHLQEDMQRLDNPLICYNGGYILHFDSNGAEILDTVKIPIDICSQISQLAEGSSIHISLYHEDEWYAPQDDHWTQREITSTKVTPTIKRWEAVKQDWTSRNASPHKVMCMGPAEEIDHLFNSLSKTNQEDLHLYRSKDTYIEIAPKAISKASALELLLSKKFDISLDEVMAFGDNYNDIDMLQSVGLGIAVGNARDEVKAAAKEITAKNTEDGVAQMIEKYCL, encoded by the coding sequence ATGAACATCAAAGCCATTTGTACGGACATCGACGGCACCTTATTGAACAAGAACAGGGAACTTTCTGACAGAACCCTCAATGCCATCAAAAATCTCCCCGCTGACTTCCCTTTCATACTTGCTTCTTCCAGAATGCCAAGTGCCATGAGGCATTTGCAGGAGGACATGCAAAGGCTGGATAATCCATTAATCTGTTACAATGGCGGTTATATTCTTCATTTTGATTCAAATGGGGCTGAAATCCTGGACACCGTAAAAATCCCCATTGACATCTGCAGTCAAATCAGCCAATTGGCTGAGGGTTCCTCGATTCATATTAGTCTTTACCACGAAGATGAATGGTATGCCCCTCAGGATGACCATTGGACTCAAAGGGAAATTACCAGCACCAAAGTAACCCCGACTATTAAACGCTGGGAAGCGGTTAAGCAGGACTGGACATCCCGAAACGCTAGTCCCCATAAAGTAATGTGCATGGGGCCTGCTGAGGAAATTGATCATTTATTCAACTCCTTATCAAAAACCAATCAAGAAGACCTCCACCTCTATCGCTCAAAGGATACTTATATCGAAATTGCCCCCAAAGCGATTTCAAAGGCAAGTGCCTTAGAGCTCCTTTTAAGCAAAAAGTTTGACATTTCCCTTGACGAAGTGATGGCATTTGGGGATAATTACAACGATATCGACATGCTCCAATCCGTTGGTCTGGGCATTGCTGTGGGTAATGCAAGAGATGAAGTAAAAGCAGCAGCAAAGGAAATCACAGCCAAAAACACCGAAGACGGAGTGGCTCAAATGATTGAGAAATATTGCCTATAA